From Oscillospiraceae bacterium CM, a single genomic window includes:
- the aspS gene encoding aspartate--tRNA ligase translates to MYRTHSCSALRQEHIGQAVTLAGWVDTIRDHGGVKFLDLRDETGVTQIVIHDDTLLDGVNREAVVAVAGSVRARDSETVNEKLLTGTVELAAERLTLLGTCKNALPFDIRDSVSTREEVRLKYRFLDLRNPVIHQNIVLRAKILSFLRRRMEELGFLEIQTPILTASSPEGARDYLVPSRKHKGKFYALPQAPQQFKQMLMVSGFDKYFQLAPCFRDEDARGDRSPGEFYQLDFEMAFAEQEDVLTVAETVLADTFHQFTDKDVTPTPFPRITFQDAMLCYGTDKPDLRNPLVICDLTDFFAGVEFAAFKNRPVRGIVADCAACTRSFFENSLKYAQSIGMKGLGYITLTGGAFKGPIEKFLSDEQKAYLTAHCAIKEGQTLFFICDALENVNKFAGLIRTWLGETLGIVRKDAFEFCFIVDFPMYERDAETNQIAFTHNPFSMPQGGLNALETKNPLDVLAHQYDVVCNGVELSSGAVRNHSPEVMKKAFEIAGYSEAELEQRFGALYTAFQYGAPPHAGMAPGVDRMVMLIAGEETIRDVIAFPLNGNAQDLLMGAPCEVTEHQLRDVHIKIR, encoded by the coding sequence ATGTACAGAACACATTCCTGCAGCGCGCTGCGACAGGAGCATATCGGCCAGGCCGTCACACTTGCCGGGTGGGTTGACACGATCCGCGACCACGGCGGCGTCAAATTCCTTGACCTGCGGGACGAGACGGGCGTCACACAGATCGTTATCCACGATGATACGCTTTTGGACGGGGTCAATCGTGAAGCGGTCGTCGCCGTCGCCGGATCGGTGCGCGCGCGTGACAGTGAAACCGTCAATGAAAAGCTGCTGACCGGCACCGTTGAGTTGGCCGCCGAGCGTCTGACGCTTTTGGGCACCTGTAAGAACGCTCTGCCGTTTGATATCCGCGATTCTGTTTCAACGCGCGAGGAGGTTCGCCTGAAATACCGCTTCCTCGACCTGCGCAACCCGGTTATCCACCAGAACATCGTCCTGCGGGCGAAAATATTGAGCTTTTTAAGACGCCGGATGGAAGAGCTGGGCTTTCTGGAGATTCAGACGCCGATCTTAACGGCGTCGTCGCCGGAGGGCGCGCGGGATTATCTTGTCCCGAGCCGAAAGCACAAGGGGAAGTTTTACGCCTTACCGCAGGCGCCGCAGCAGTTTAAGCAGATGCTCATGGTGTCCGGCTTTGATAAGTATTTTCAGTTGGCGCCCTGCTTCCGTGATGAGGATGCCAGAGGCGACCGCTCGCCGGGCGAGTTTTACCAGCTCGACTTTGAGATGGCCTTTGCCGAACAGGAGGATGTGCTCACCGTCGCTGAGACGGTGCTGGCAGACACGTTTCATCAGTTCACCGACAAAGATGTGACACCGACGCCGTTTCCGCGCATCACGTTTCAGGACGCCATGCTGTGCTATGGCACCGACAAGCCGGATTTGCGCAATCCGCTCGTCATCTGCGACTTGACAGACTTTTTTGCGGGCGTTGAATTTGCCGCGTTTAAAAACAGGCCCGTTCGCGGCATCGTGGCCGACTGCGCCGCCTGCACCCGCAGCTTTTTTGAAAATTCACTCAAATACGCCCAGTCCATCGGCATGAAGGGGCTTGGTTATATCACGCTGACCGGCGGCGCTTTCAAAGGCCCAATTGAAAAGTTTTTAAGCGACGAGCAGAAGGCGTATCTGACGGCGCACTGTGCGATAAAAGAGGGACAGACGCTGTTTTTCATCTGTGACGCCCTCGAAAACGTCAATAAATTTGCCGGGCTCATCCGAACATGGCTTGGCGAAACACTTGGCATTGTCCGAAAGGACGCGTTTGAATTCTGCTTCATCGTTGATTTTCCGATGTACGAGCGCGACGCCGAGACGAATCAAATCGCGTTTACGCACAACCCGTTTTCCATGCCGCAAGGCGGGCTTAATGCGCTTGAGACGAAAAATCCGCTGGACGTTCTCGCCCATCAGTATGATGTTGTCTGTAACGGCGTCGAGCTGTCCTCCGGAGCGGTGCGCAACCATTCGCCGGAAGTTATGAAAAAGGCGTTTGAAATTGCCGGGTATTCGGAGGCGGAGCTGGAGCAGCGCTTCGGCGCCCTCTACACAGCCTTCCAATATGGCGCGCCGCCGCACGCGGGCATGGCCCCCGGCGTTGACCGCATGGTGATGCTGATTGCCGGTGAAGAGACGATCCGGGACGTCATAGCCTTCCCCTTAAACGGCAACGCGCAGGACCTCCTGATGGGCGCACCCTGCGAGGTCACGGAGCATCAGCTCAGGGACGTGCATATTAAGATACGTTAA
- the gatA gene encoding Asp-tRNA(Asn)/Glu-tRNA(Gln) amidotransferase subunit GatA has product MTTIQAVHHLLTNREVTCRELTVRYLKAADDVNPQVNAYISLTKEAALAAADAVDKKLCRGEALAPLEGVPFCLKDNISTKGLATTCASHMLENYVPIYDAAIWEALGTQNAILVGKGNMDEFAMGSTCENSYFGGSKNPHNLGHVAGGSSGGVAAAVAANIAVYGIGSDTGGSIRMPASFCGLVGLKPTYGAVSRRGLIAYGSSLDQIGPITTCVEDAALVFDAICEKDPGDMTSRGAAPVADRLTGDIKGLKIGIASEFFEGLSGDVDKALSDAVALYEKLGAEIVPLHFPLLQYVLPTYYIIACAEASSNLGRYDGLRYGHQAPSFSDLNDFICRTRTEGFGKEVRRRILLGTYVLSAGYYDAYYNKAQQLRRAIVREFSDMFARCDVILTPTVPVTALQFGADLSPVETYQTDICTCSVNIAGLPAVSIPCGVDSKSLPIGLQLIGGRFREATVLNAALAFERETARSYLKTADMGVAL; this is encoded by the coding sequence ATGACGACGATTCAAGCCGTTCACCATTTGCTGACCAACAGGGAAGTGACGTGCCGGGAGCTGACCGTCCGCTATCTCAAGGCCGCTGACGATGTAAACCCCCAGGTCAACGCCTATATTTCCCTGACAAAAGAGGCGGCGCTTGCAGCAGCCGACGCTGTCGACAAAAAGCTCTGCCGGGGCGAAGCGCTTGCACCCCTGGAGGGTGTGCCGTTTTGCCTGAAGGACAATATATCAACAAAAGGCCTCGCGACGACGTGCGCCTCGCATATGCTGGAAAACTACGTGCCCATTTATGACGCCGCCATCTGGGAGGCGCTCGGCACGCAAAACGCCATCCTCGTCGGCAAGGGCAACATGGATGAATTCGCCATGGGCTCAACGTGTGAAAATTCGTATTTCGGCGGCTCAAAAAACCCCCACAATCTGGGGCATGTCGCTGGGGGCAGCTCCGGCGGCGTTGCCGCAGCCGTGGCCGCAAACATCGCCGTTTACGGCATCGGCTCCGATACGGGCGGCAGCATCCGTATGCCGGCGTCCTTTTGCGGCCTCGTCGGACTGAAGCCAACGTACGGCGCGGTGTCGCGCCGTGGGCTCATTGCCTACGGCTCATCGCTTGACCAGATCGGGCCGATCACAACGTGCGTTGAGGATGCCGCGCTTGTTTTTGATGCGATCTGTGAGAAAGACCCCGGCGATATGACGTCCCGCGGTGCTGCCCCGGTGGCGGACAGACTGACGGGTGATATCAAGGGGCTCAAAATCGGTATAGCCAGCGAGTTTTTCGAAGGCTTGAGCGGCGATGTTGACAAAGCGCTGTCAGATGCCGTTGCCCTTTATGAAAAGCTCGGGGCGGAAATTGTGCCGCTTCATTTCCCGCTGCTTCAATACGTTTTGCCGACTTATTATATCATCGCCTGCGCCGAGGCGTCGTCCAACCTCGGGCGGTATGACGGCCTGCGATACGGCCACCAGGCGCCATCGTTTTCCGATTTAAACGATTTCATCTGCCGGACGCGCACGGAGGGCTTCGGTAAAGAGGTGCGCCGCCGGATTCTATTGGGCACGTATGTTTTAAGTGCCGGGTATTACGATGCCTACTACAATAAGGCGCAGCAGCTGCGGCGCGCCATTGTCCGTGAATTCTCCGACATGTTTGCCCGCTGTGACGTAATCCTGACGCCGACAGTGCCGGTCACAGCGCTGCAATTCGGCGCGGACCTCTCGCCTGTCGAGACATATCAGACGGATATCTGCACCTGCTCCGTAAACATTGCTGGGCTTCCCGCTGTGTCGATTCCGTGCGGCGTGGACAGCAAGAGCCTGCCGATTGGTCTGCAGCTCATCGGCGGTCGCTTCCGGGAGGCGACGGTCTTGAATGCGGCGCTCGCCTTCGAACGCGAGACGGCGCGGTCTTATCTGAAGACGGCTGACATGGGGGTGGCACTGTGA
- the gatB gene encoding Asp-tRNA(Asn)/Glu-tRNA(Gln) amidotransferase subunit GatB produces MTYEMVIGLETHVELSTKSKIFCSCTTAFGGAPNTHCCPICTGQPGSLPVLNKSVVQYAVTAGLALNCRINRHSVMARKHYVYPDLPKAYQISQYELPLCEGGWVELSGGKRINLTRIHIEEDAGKLVHQGSAVFVDYNRGGVPLIEIVSEPDFRSAEEATEYLEKLQTILRAVGVSDCRMQEGSMRCDVNISLRPKGETAFGVRAEIKNLNSFTSVAAAIEHEFKRQEEILSSGGVVVQETRHFDADTGETTNLRGKENADDYRYFPDPDIIPVILPYDVLEQLESSLPELPDKKLARYVSQLGVPEADARMLTKYRAVSDYFEKASAGVQNPKTVATFMVTQMFGVIQTEAEREHWSPSVTAEQLGELTRLLESDKISRNLAKRVFSQMLETGKPATAFITEEDMAGFDASALKALCQKAIDDNPKSVDDYKAGKEKAIKALVGAVMRESKGRANALAAEEELKKLIIG; encoded by the coding sequence GTGACGTACGAAATGGTCATCGGGCTCGAAACGCATGTGGAGCTCTCAACAAAGTCTAAAATATTCTGCTCCTGCACAACGGCGTTCGGCGGCGCGCCGAACACGCACTGCTGCCCCATCTGTACGGGCCAGCCCGGCAGTCTCCCCGTCTTGAACAAGAGCGTCGTCCAATACGCCGTCACGGCGGGGCTTGCCTTGAACTGCCGCATCAATAGGCATTCCGTTATGGCGCGCAAGCATTACGTCTATCCCGACCTGCCGAAGGCGTATCAGATTTCGCAGTATGAGCTGCCCTTGTGCGAGGGCGGCTGGGTCGAGCTGTCCGGCGGCAAGCGCATCAATTTAACGCGCATCCACATCGAAGAGGATGCGGGCAAGCTCGTCCATCAGGGCAGCGCTGTATTTGTCGATTATAACCGCGGCGGGGTCCCACTCATCGAAATTGTCTCAGAGCCCGATTTCAGAAGCGCCGAGGAGGCCACGGAATACCTCGAAAAGCTCCAGACGATTCTCCGCGCCGTCGGTGTGTCGGATTGCCGCATGCAGGAAGGCTCCATGCGCTGCGACGTCAACATTTCCCTGCGCCCGAAAGGGGAGACGGCCTTCGGTGTCCGCGCCGAGATTAAAAACCTCAATTCCTTCACGTCGGTCGCTGCCGCCATCGAGCATGAGTTTAAGCGGCAGGAGGAGATTCTCTCGTCGGGCGGTGTCGTCGTGCAGGAGACGCGGCATTTTGATGCCGATACGGGCGAGACGACGAACCTGCGCGGCAAGGAAAATGCCGATGATTACCGCTATTTCCCCGATCCGGACATTATTCCCGTCATCCTGCCGTACGACGTTTTAGAGCAGCTTGAAAGCAGCCTGCCGGAGCTGCCGGATAAAAAGCTTGCGCGGTATGTGTCACAGCTCGGCGTGCCGGAAGCCGACGCACGCATGCTGACGAAATACCGGGCTGTATCCGACTATTTTGAAAAGGCATCAGCGGGCGTGCAAAACCCTAAAACAGTCGCCACGTTCATGGTGACGCAGATGTTCGGCGTCATTCAGACGGAAGCTGAGCGCGAGCACTGGTCGCCGTCCGTCACTGCCGAGCAGCTTGGTGAACTCACGCGGCTTCTGGAAAGCGATAAAATAAGCCGCAATCTCGCCAAGCGTGTCTTCTCGCAAATGCTTGAAACCGGGAAACCGGCAACGGCCTTTATCACGGAGGAGGACATGGCGGGGTTTGACGCGTCGGCACTTAAAGCCCTGTGCCAAAAAGCCATCGATGATAATCCTAAATCGGTTGACGATTATAAAGCCGGTAAGGAAAAGGCCATCAAGGCGCTCGTCGGGGCTGTCATGCGCGAGTCAAAAGGCCGCGCCAACGCCCTTGCGGCTGAGGAAGAACTGAAAAAGCTGATCATCGGCTGA